One Perca flavescens isolate YP-PL-M2 chromosome 14, PFLA_1.0, whole genome shotgun sequence genomic window carries:
- the sfpq gene encoding splicing factor, proline- and glutamine-rich, translating to MSRYNNNRGGFGMNNFQQRRGGGGPGGPMRGGLMGNPHFRNHPFQNQNQNRRGANNNFNRSPNQGPQTPQKPQSLPIMPPPSPGPALTMKGPMQQQQKPDPVPAPAPTPTPAQQTPTTPAPQPKIQSPPPKPNMTSPPPNAKLEPKNQQLASPVANANGQQQQKQQQQPPPQQSPKPGPQQGPKPGPHQGPKPGPHQGPKPGPQQGPKAGPQQGPKSGPQQGQSSGPYQGHKTGPYQGHKTGPYQGQNSGPSGMKPRHEPEKMATDNDAAESDASQSKAFRATLSMLLKPGEKTYTQRCRLFIGNLPNDITEEDFKRLFAKYGEPSEVFINKSKGFGFIRLESRALAEIAKAELDDTPMKNRPLRVRFATHSAALSVKNLSPFVSNELLEEAFSQFGMVERAIVIVDDRGRATGKGIVEFASKPAARKALDRCNEGVFLLTTSPRPIVVEPLEQFDDEDGLPEKLAQKNPRYQAEREEPPRFARPGTFEYEYSKRWKSLDDMEKQQRQQVEKNMREAREKLESEMEDAYHEHQANLLRQDLLRRQEELRRMEELHSKEMQKRKEMQIRQEEERRRREEEMIRNREMEEQMRRKRDENYRMGNFMDRDREMRMNPGGALGMGDMPFGGSNQKFSMGGLGFEGQQGMGPASAGLMSNEMRNERFAQGGPRGMGPGNPGFGRVREEFDGPAKKPRF from the exons ATGTCTCGATACAACAATAATCGCGGCGGCTTTGGTATGAATAATTTTCAGCAGCGCAGAGGCGGCGGTGGGCCCGGCGGTCCGATGCGAGGTGGGCTAATGGGAAACCCACATTTCAGGAACCATCCTTTCCAGAATCAGAACCAAAACAGAAGGGGAGCAAATAATAACTTCAACAGATCGCCTAATCAGGGACCACAGACTCCCCAGAAGCCACAGTCGCTGCCTATTATGCCTCCGCCGAGTCCTGGCCCGGCTCTCACCATGAAAGGCccaatgcagcagcagcagaaaccGGACCCGGTCCCAGCCCCAGCCCCGACCCCGACCCCGGCCCAGCAGACACCGACAACCCCTGCGCCTCAGCCGAAGATTCAGTCGCCACCGCCGAAACCTAACATGACCTCCCCTCCACCCAACGCTAAACTGGAACCCAAGAACCAGCAGCTGGCGTCCCCGGTAGCAAATGCTAacggacagcagcagcagaagcagcagcagcagcctccaCCACAACAGAGCCCGAAGCCTGGCCCCCAACAAGGCCCGAAGCCTGGCCCCCATCAAGGCCCAAAGCCTGGTCCCCATCAAGGCCCGAAGCCTGGCCCCCAACAAGGCCCCAAAGCTGGTCCCCAACAAGGTCCAAAGTCTGGCCCCCAACAAGGCCAGTCTTCTGGTCCTTATCAAGGCCACAAGACAGGCCCTTATCAAGGCCACAAGACGGGCCCATATCAAGGCCAGAACTCAGGGCCATCGGGGATGAAGCCCAGACATGAGCCAGAGAAAATGGCCACAGACAACGATGCAGCCGAGTCAGATGCGAGCCAGTCAAag GCGTTCAGGGCAACACTCTCCATGCTGCTGAAACCCGGTGAGAAGACGTACACACAGCGGTGTCGTCTGTTCATTGGAAACCTGCCCAACGACATCACAGAGGAGGATTTCAAGAGGCTGTTCGCAAAATACGGAGAGCCTAGCGAGGTCTTTATCAACAAAAGCAAAGGCTTTGGTTTCATCCGATTG GAGTCCCGTGCACTTGCAGAGATAGCAAAGGCAGAGTTGGATGACACGCCAATGAAAAACCGACCCTTGCGTGTCCGATTTGCCACACACTCCGCAGCTTTGTCTGTGAAAAATCTGTCACCGTTTGTTTCCAACGAGCTCCTGGAAGAAGCTTTCTCACAGTTTGGAATGGTTGAGAGGGCCATTGTAATCGTAGATGACCGCGGGCGTGCCACAGGCAAGGGTATTGTAGAGTTTGCCTCCAAACCGGCAGCTAGAAAAGCCCTTGATCGGTGCAACGAGGGTGTCTTCCTGCTAACCAC GTCACCCCGGCCTATTGTCGTTGAGCCTCTGGAGCAGTTTGATGATGAGGATGGTCTTCCAGAAAAATTGGCACAGAAGAACCCCAGATATCAAGC TGAGCGTGAGGAGCCTCCTCGTTTTGCTCGTCCCGGCACTTTCGAATACGAGTACTCCAAGCGCTGGAAGTCCCTGGATGACATGGAGAAACAGCAGAGGCAGCAGGTGGAAAAGAACATGCGCGAGGCCCGTGAGAAGCTGGAGAGCGAGATGGAGGACGCGTACCACGAGCACCAGGCTAACCTGCTCAGACAAG ATTTGCTGAGGCGACAGGAGGAACTGCGGCGCATGGAGGAATTGCACAGTAAGGAGATGcagaagaggaaggagatgCAGATCAG ACAAGAAGAGGAGCGGCGCCGGCGGGAAGAGGAGATGATTCGCAATAGGGAGATGGAAGAACAGATGCGCCGCAAACGTGATGAGAACTACAGGATGGGCAACTTCATGGAT AGGGACAGGGAAATGAGAATGAATCCCGGTGGCGCTTTGGGCATGGGtg ataTGCCCTTTGGTGGTTCCAACCAGAAGTTCTCCATGGGTGGACTGGGCTTTGAAGGACAGCAGGGAATGGGACCAGCTTCAGCAGGCTTGATGAGCAACGAAATG CGCAACGAGCGCTTCGCCCAGGGTGGTCCTAGGGGAATGGGTCCTGGTAACCCTGGGTTCGGCAGGGTCCGCGAAGAGTTTGATGGTCCGGCTAAGAAACCCCGTTTTTAA